The Natronobacterium texcoconense genome includes the window CGGACCCGTCGAATTCGCCGACGCACCGTACGAGAGTCCCTCCGGCGGGAGCATCGAGGGTGGGACCTTCCAGGCAGAGGACTTCATCGAGGAAGACGACGGAACGTGGCACGCCGGCGGCGTTACCGGTGGCGGACACGGCGACGCCTTCTGGGTCGACGGCGCCGTCACGTCGATCGAGATCGACGACCCCGACGTAATGTGGGTCGAACTCGATGCCGAAGAGATGAGTCCTGCAGCGATTATCGACGAGACCGGCGGCGGAGATGACGAGGACGAAGACGACGAAGACGACGACACCGGCGAGTGTGGCGACGAGACGGCCACCGCACGGGCCGAAGGCTCCCTCTCCGGCGGCTGGTGGGGTGGAACCGACAACTACACCTACTCGCTGCGGACGGCCGATCCGTGTTCCGCGACGCTCTCGCTCGAGGGCCCCGATAGCGCCGACTTCGACCTCTACGTGACACTCGACGGGAACTCTCCGTCGCGCTGGAACTACGACGAGGCGAGTACCGGCTCCGGTAGCGACGAGGAGGTCACCGTCGACCTCTCCGGCGACGAGCAGATACGCTTCCAGATCCACGCGGCCGACGGTTCTGGCGAGTACGTCGTCACTGTCGAAGAACAAGGTAAATAAACGAGGGTCTTCCAAGACTCTCCGCGACGACCCATCTTCTGTCCGGACTCGAGCCATTTTTCGACGCAATCGTCGACATCGAGCGGAAAACAGCATCCGAGTTTACGGTTCGCACACTGAGAAACACGAGCAGGTTTTTCTGATGGAAACATCCATTAGTTATTTTCCTTTCCCCATTCACTGATCCTATCAATAACATATTAAATTTCGTGGCGTTTCATAACGTTTTAATCTACCTTCATGGATTGTGATATCGCACCATGTCAGAAGGTGGCAGTCCACAGTTCGATCGGCGATCAGTACTGAAAACGGCTGGCGCACTGGGCGCTTTCCTCGGATTCAGCGGCGTTACGGGTGCGACTCCCGGGCGTGAACCGGGGCCGAAGAAAGACGAACTCCTCGTCGGCTTCGACGATTCGGTGTCGAACCTGCAGGCGACGGCCGAGCCGAAGATTCCGAGCAGCGCCGAAATCGTCCACGAGAACGAGACGCTCGGCTACGTAGCCGTCGAGTTCCCCAGCAACGCCGCAGACCGGGCGAAAGAGAACTTCAAGAAGAACGTCCTGGGCGACCGCGATATCGCCTACGTGGAGGAGAACGCAACCGTCGAGGCGTTCTACACGCCGGACGATCCCCTCTACGGAAACCAGTACGCGCCACAGCAGGTCAACTGCGAGGGCGCGTGGGAGACGACGCTCGGCGATCCCGGCGTGACGATCTCGATCATCGACCAGGGGATCCAGTACGACCACGAGAACCTCGCTGGCAACATGGACGACAGCGTCTCGAACTACGGATACGACTTCGCCGGCAACAGTAGCGATCCGTATCCCGCCACCGCGAGCGAAGACCACGGCACCCACGTCGGCGGCATCGCCGCCGGCGGCACCGACAACGGGACGGGACACGCCGGTATCTCGGACTGTTCGATGCTAAGCGCCCGCGCACTCGACGCCAGCGGCGGCGGCTCCCTCTCGGACATCGCCGACGCGATCCAGTGGTCGGCCGACCAGGGTGCCGAGATCATCAACATGTCGCTGGGTGGCGGCGGCTACTCGAGCACGATGGCAAACGCCTGCCAGTACGCCTACGATCAGGGCTCGCTGCTGGTTGCCGCGGCCGGTAACGACTACGGCGGCAGCGTCTCGTATCCGGCGGCCTACGACACGGTGATGGCGGTCTCCTCGCTCGACGAGAACGAGAACCTCTCGAACTTCTCGAACCTCGGGCCCGAGATCGAACTCGCCGCACCGGGCAGCAACGTGCTCTCGGCGGTCAACTGGGGCGACTACGACTCCTACTCGGGGACGTCGATGGCGTCGCCGGTCGCCGCGGGCGTCGCCGGGCTGGCACTGTCGGCTCACAGCGGCCTGTCGAACGAGCAACTGCGCAGTCACCTCCAGAACACGGCAGTCGATATCGGGCTCTCCGACGACGCACAGGGGTACGGCCGCGTCGACGCCGACGGCGCCGTCAACACCGATCCCGACGATGACGACGATGACGATGACGACGATGGAGGCAACGGCGGAAGCGAAGAGTCGACGATCACGGATTCCCTCTCCGGTTCCTGGGACAGCGACTGCTGGACGTACGGCTGGGAGTTCGACGATCCGGGATCGGTCGTCATCGACCTCGAGGGGCCGTCGAACGCGACGTACGACCTCTACGCGAACGAGCGCGACACGTGTCCGACCACCTCGGACTACGACCACATCTCCTACACCTGGGGCAGCGACGAGGAGATCGTCATCGAAAACCCCGACACGTCCGCGGACCTGCACGTTCTCGTCGACGCCTACAGCGGCAGCGGCGAGTACACGCTGACGGTCACCGAGTACGATAGCTAGACCCAGCCGTTCGAACCACCTTTTCCGGCTCGTTGCCGTTACCGTCCGCAACTCGTCCGACGGAAAGACATTACTACCCCCGGAATGTCATCCCAGGTATGCCGCTTCAGACGCCGCCGTTACGCCGGATCCACGACGACCGTGGTGCGAAGTTTACGGAGTTTGGCGGCTGGGACATGCCAGTCGAGTTCGACTCGATCCAGACGGAACACGAGGCCGTCCGGGAGGACGTCGGTATCTTCGACGTCTCCCACATGGGTCAGATCCACGTCACCGGGCCGGACGCGACGACGCTGATGCAACGGCTCACCACCAACGACGTGAGCCGTCTCGAGATCGGCGACTCCCAGTACGCCGCGATCACGAACGAAGACGGTATTATCATCGACGATACGGTCGTCTATCGGCTTCCGGACGAGGACGGAGAGGCGACCTACCTCTTCGTGCCGAACGCCGGGACCGACGAAGCGACGCACGAACGCTGGATCAGCCACCGCAACGACCTCGACCTCGAGGCGACCGTCGACAACCGGACCGACGAGTACGCGATGTTCGCGGTCCAGGGGCCGAACGCACCCGCTCTCGTCGAGGAGGTGGCCGAGGAGTCGGTCACCGACCTCGAGCGGTTCAAAGCCCAGTACGCGACGATCGACGGCGTCGACTGCTGGACGGCACGGACGGGCTACACGGGCGAGGACGGTTACGAACTGATCGTCCCGTGGAACGAGGCCGAACGGATCTGGTCGGCCTTCGACTGCCAGCCCTGCGGACTCGGGTCCCGCGACACGCTGCGACTCGAGGCCGGCCTCCTGCTTGCAGGCCAGGACTTCGATCCCGAGGACAATCCCCGGACCCCCTACGAGGCCGGAATCGGCTTCACGGTCGACCTCGAGACGGAGTTCGTCGGCCGTGACGCCCTGGCAAAAGTCAAGGAGGAGGGCATCGAGGAGGAACTGATCGGCTTCCAGTTGATCGATCGTGGCGTCCCGCGACACGGCTACGACGTGACGAACACGGACGATCGTGTGATCGGGACGGTTACCAGCGGCACGATGAGTCCGACCCTAGAGCAGGCGATCGGCTTCGCTTACGTTCCGGCCGAGTACGCCGACCCGGGGACGACCCTGCAGGTCGTCGTCCGCGGGCGGTCGAAAAAGGCAAGAGTTGAAACCACACCGTTCATCGACACAGCATAATGAGCTTCGACATTCCCGAGGACCGACGGTACCAGGAATCGCACGAGTGGGCAGCAGAAACCGACGGCGTCGTCCGCGTCGGCATCTCCGACTTCGCACAGGACGAACTCGGCGACGTCGTCTTCGTCGAACTTCCGGACGAAGGCGACGACGTCACCCAGGACGAGGAGTTCGGCGTCATCGAATCGATCAAGGCCGTTTCGGACCTCTATGCCCCCGTCAGCGGCGAGGTCGTCTCGATCAACGAGGACCTGTTCGACGCGCCCGAACTCGTCAACGAAGAGCCGTTCGGCGACGGCTGGATGCTCGAGATCGAGGCCGACGACACCGACGAACTCGAGAACCTGCTGTCGGCCGACGAGTACGAAGACCAGATCGCCTGATCGGTCGGCGATCACCGACGTTTCTATGGGAGCCACAGCACCGTCAGTACAGTCGACTGCGCTCGTCACGGGTTTCGACGCCGTCGCCCTCGCGTTGCTTCTCCACGTCTGGCTCGTCGTCGTCGGGTTGGCAGTCTGGAACGACGATGCCCGGACGGGGGTGGCCTGGGTCGACCGGCGTGTTCACGTAAGCACTCGACTGTACGCCACGTTGCTGTTCCTCGCGGTGCTCGCCGTGTGGCTCCCGTTCGCCGTCGGCCAGTACCCGGTCGGTCCGGCCAACCCCTTCGGGCGTAGCCGAACTGCCTTTGGGACCTTCGTCATCGCCGGCTTGCTGGTCGGTGTCGGGTTCTACTTCCTCGGCGGCGTAGTAACGAATCTCCGGTCCTACGTTGCATTTCGGCGCAGTACACCGACCGACGCGGGCGAAGTCACGTCCGGTTCGGTGCAGGTCTCGGGAACGGTCGTCCCGCTCGAGGAGCCACTCGAGGCACCCGTAACCGGCGGCGAAGCGGTCTGTTACCGACTCTCCGCGACGCGAGTGGTCGACGACGATGACGAGCGACTGCAGGGGGACAGCGACTACCAGTTCGGCTCGACCTCGGCGGGAGCGACGACGCTCGACTCGGCGCTGGTCGACCAGACTACCCTCCTCGAGGAGCGACGGACGCCCTTTGCCGTTCGCGACGATACTGGCCGGGTCGTCGTCGATCCCGAGGGAGCTCAGCTCCGACTCGATCGAACGGCGTCGGAACCCGTTCCGGGTGACTCCCGACCGTCCGACCCTCTCGCGACGCATCTCCTCGAGTCGAGCGACCTCGAGCCGACAGACCGGAACCGGATCTATCACGAGGAAGCGCTCCGGCCGAGCGAGGAGGTGACGGTGGTTGGTATCGCGAACGAACTGAGCGACGACGCCACCGAACCGACGATCACGGCCGGCGACACCGTCACCGAGTTCGTCGTCGCACCGGGCTGTGAGGAGACGACCGAGCGCCACTTCCGGCGAACGATCGCCGGCTGTTCGATCGCAGCCCTGGCCTCGAGTTCGGTCGGCCTCTCGATTCTGTCGTGGCTGGCCGGGCACGGCTGGT containing:
- a CDS encoding GIDE domain-containing protein; the encoded protein is MGATAPSVQSTALVTGFDAVALALLLHVWLVVVGLAVWNDDARTGVAWVDRRVHVSTRLYATLLFLAVLAVWLPFAVGQYPVGPANPFGRSRTAFGTFVIAGLLVGVGFYFLGGVVTNLRSYVAFRRSTPTDAGEVTSGSVQVSGTVVPLEEPLEAPVTGGEAVCYRLSATRVVDDDDERLQGDSDYQFGSTSAGATTLDSALVDQTTLLEERRTPFAVRDDTGRVVVDPEGAQLRLDRTASEPVPGDSRPSDPLATHLLESSDLEPTDRNRIYHEEALRPSEEVTVVGIANELSDDATEPTITAGDTVTEFVVAPGCEETTERHFRRTIAGCSIAALASSSVGLSILSWLAGHGWWVPLPGI
- a CDS encoding S8 family serine peptidase encodes the protein MSEGGSPQFDRRSVLKTAGALGAFLGFSGVTGATPGREPGPKKDELLVGFDDSVSNLQATAEPKIPSSAEIVHENETLGYVAVEFPSNAADRAKENFKKNVLGDRDIAYVEENATVEAFYTPDDPLYGNQYAPQQVNCEGAWETTLGDPGVTISIIDQGIQYDHENLAGNMDDSVSNYGYDFAGNSSDPYPATASEDHGTHVGGIAAGGTDNGTGHAGISDCSMLSARALDASGGGSLSDIADAIQWSADQGAEIINMSLGGGGYSSTMANACQYAYDQGSLLVAAAGNDYGGSVSYPAAYDTVMAVSSLDENENLSNFSNLGPEIELAAPGSNVLSAVNWGDYDSYSGTSMASPVAAGVAGLALSAHSGLSNEQLRSHLQNTAVDIGLSDDAQGYGRVDADGAVNTDPDDDDDDDDDDGGNGGSEESTITDSLSGSWDSDCWTYGWEFDDPGSVVIDLEGPSNATYDLYANERDTCPTTSDYDHISYTWGSDEEIVIENPDTSADLHVLVDAYSGSGEYTLTVTEYDS
- the gcvH gene encoding glycine cleavage system protein GcvH, translated to MSFDIPEDRRYQESHEWAAETDGVVRVGISDFAQDELGDVVFVELPDEGDDVTQDEEFGVIESIKAVSDLYAPVSGEVVSINEDLFDAPELVNEEPFGDGWMLEIEADDTDELENLLSADEYEDQIA
- the gcvT gene encoding glycine cleavage system aminomethyltransferase GcvT, coding for MPLQTPPLRRIHDDRGAKFTEFGGWDMPVEFDSIQTEHEAVREDVGIFDVSHMGQIHVTGPDATTLMQRLTTNDVSRLEIGDSQYAAITNEDGIIIDDTVVYRLPDEDGEATYLFVPNAGTDEATHERWISHRNDLDLEATVDNRTDEYAMFAVQGPNAPALVEEVAEESVTDLERFKAQYATIDGVDCWTARTGYTGEDGYELIVPWNEAERIWSAFDCQPCGLGSRDTLRLEAGLLLAGQDFDPEDNPRTPYEAGIGFTVDLETEFVGRDALAKVKEEGIEEELIGFQLIDRGVPRHGYDVTNTDDRVIGTVTSGTMSPTLEQAIGFAYVPAEYADPGTTLQVVVRGRSKKARVETTPFIDTA